The following proteins come from a genomic window of Sander vitreus isolate 19-12246 chromosome 14, sanVit1, whole genome shotgun sequence:
- the cacng7a gene encoding calcium channel, voltage-dependent, gamma subunit 7a isoform X1, which translates to MSSFSTRALTLLSSVFGACGLLLVGVAVSTDYWLLMEEGIILQQNQTQEVKMALHSGLWRVCFVAGPEKGRCVASEYFTEPEIEITTENTANILKMVRTATPFPMVSLLFVFTAFIISNIGHIRPQRTILAFVSGIFFILSGLSLVVGLVLYISSINDEVMNRPREPEAFFHYRYGWSFAFAASSFLLKEGAGVMSVYLFMKRYAEEELYRPHPALYRPRMSECSDYSGQFLHPDSWPPPKRGRSASDVSSDISIQLNQTPPSQAQPKGGSSSQQTPSSSGPSSAASYQLQPASSSSTSSSYPHPLHLAATSTLPRASHAHGHPQPHSHPQPHPHPSGPPPQSLPMGVPPSAVPPPRYHAHMRMSASPC; encoded by the exons ATGAGTTCGTTCAGTACGAGGGCTCTGACGCTGCTCTCGTCGGTTTTCGGGGCCTGTGGTTTGCTGTTGGTCGGCGTCGCTGTGTCGACAGACTACTGGTTGCTGATGGAGGAGGGAATCAtcctgcagcagaaccagaccCAGGAGGTCAAGATGGCGCTGCACTCCGGCCTCTGGAGGGTCTGCTTTGTGGCCG gaccAGAGAAGGGCAGATGTGTGGCGTCGGAGTATTTTACCGAGCCAGAGATAGAGATCACGACAGAAAATACAGCCAACATACTCA AAATGGTCCGAACTGCCACTCCCTTCCCCATGGTCTCCCTGCTCTTCGTCTTCACCGCCTTCATCATCAGCAACATTGGACACATCCGACCGCAGCGCACCATCCTCGCCTTCGTTTCCGGAATATTCTTCATACTGTCAG gtcTCAGCCTGGTGGTTGGTCTGGTTTTGTATATCTCCAGCATTAATGACGAGGTGATGAACCGACCTAGAGAGCCAGAGGCGTTCTTCCACTACCGCTACGGCTGGTCCTTCGCCTTCGCCGCCTCCTCCTTCCTACTGAAAGAG GGTGCAGGAGTGATGTCCGTCTACCTGTTCATGAAGCGTTACGCTGAGGAGGAGCTGTACCGGCCTCATCCCGCCCTCTACCGCCCTCGCATGTCCGAATGCAGCGACTACAGCGGCCAGTTCCTCCACCCAGACTCCTGGCCTCCGCCGAAGCGGGGCCGCAGCGCCTCCGACGTCTCCTCCGACATCTCCATCCAGCTCAACCAGACGCCGCCTTCGCAGGCACAGCCCaaggggggcagcagctccCAGCAGACGCCCTCCTCCTCTGGGCCTTCATCGGCGGCCAGCTACCAGCTCCAGCCGGCCTCCTcgtcctccacctcctcctcttacCCACACCCTCTCCACCTGGCCGCCACATCCACCCTACCCAGAGCATCCCATGCCCACGGCCACCCTCAGCCCCACAGCCACCCTCAGCCACACCCCCACCCGAGCGGGCCCCCGCCCCAGTCCCTGCCCATGGGGGTGCCACCCTCAGCCGTGCCTCCTCCCCGCTATCACGCGCACATGCGAATGAGCGCGTCACCATGCTAG
- the cacng7a gene encoding calcium channel, voltage-dependent, gamma subunit 7a isoform X2, translating to MSSFSTRALTLLSSVFGACGLLLVGVAVSTDYWLLMEEGIILQQNQTQEVKMALHSGLWRVCFVAGPEKGRCVASEYFTEPEIEITTENTANILKMVRTATPFPMVSLLFVFTAFIISNIGHIRPQRTILAFVSGIFFILSGLSLVVGLVLYISSINDEVMNRPREPEAFFHYRYGWSFAFAASSFLLKEGAGVMSVYLFMKRYAEEELYRPHPALYRPRMSECSDYSGQFLHPDSWPPPKRGRSASDVSSDISIQLNQTPPSQAQPKGGSSSQQTPSSSGPSSAASYQLQPASSASHAHGHPQPHSHPQPHPHPSGPPPQSLPMGVPPSAVPPPRYHAHMRMSASPC from the exons ATGAGTTCGTTCAGTACGAGGGCTCTGACGCTGCTCTCGTCGGTTTTCGGGGCCTGTGGTTTGCTGTTGGTCGGCGTCGCTGTGTCGACAGACTACTGGTTGCTGATGGAGGAGGGAATCAtcctgcagcagaaccagaccCAGGAGGTCAAGATGGCGCTGCACTCCGGCCTCTGGAGGGTCTGCTTTGTGGCCG gaccAGAGAAGGGCAGATGTGTGGCGTCGGAGTATTTTACCGAGCCAGAGATAGAGATCACGACAGAAAATACAGCCAACATACTCA AAATGGTCCGAACTGCCACTCCCTTCCCCATGGTCTCCCTGCTCTTCGTCTTCACCGCCTTCATCATCAGCAACATTGGACACATCCGACCGCAGCGCACCATCCTCGCCTTCGTTTCCGGAATATTCTTCATACTGTCAG gtcTCAGCCTGGTGGTTGGTCTGGTTTTGTATATCTCCAGCATTAATGACGAGGTGATGAACCGACCTAGAGAGCCAGAGGCGTTCTTCCACTACCGCTACGGCTGGTCCTTCGCCTTCGCCGCCTCCTCCTTCCTACTGAAAGAG GGTGCAGGAGTGATGTCCGTCTACCTGTTCATGAAGCGTTACGCTGAGGAGGAGCTGTACCGGCCTCATCCCGCCCTCTACCGCCCTCGCATGTCCGAATGCAGCGACTACAGCGGCCAGTTCCTCCACCCAGACTCCTGGCCTCCGCCGAAGCGGGGCCGCAGCGCCTCCGACGTCTCCTCCGACATCTCCATCCAGCTCAACCAGACGCCGCCTTCGCAGGCACAGCCCaaggggggcagcagctccCAGCAGACGCCCTCCTCCTCTGGGCCTTCATCGGCGGCCAGCTACCAGCTCCAGCCGGCCTCCTc AGCATCCCATGCCCACGGCCACCCTCAGCCCCACAGCCACCCTCAGCCACACCCCCACCCGAGCGGGCCCCCGCCCCAGTCCCTGCCCATGGGGGTGCCACCCTCAGCCGTGCCTCCTCCCCGCTATCACGCGCACATGCGAATGAGCGCGTCACCATGCTAG
- the cacng7a gene encoding calcium channel, voltage-dependent, gamma subunit 7a isoform X3, which produces MSSFSTRALTLLSSVFGACGLLLVGVAVSTDYWLLMEEGIILQQNQTQEVKMALHSGLWRVCFVAGPEKGRCVASEYFTEPEIEITTENTANILKMVRTATPFPMVSLLFVFTAFIISNIGHIRPQRTILAFVSGIFFILSGLSLVVGLVLYISSINDEVMNRPREPEAFFHYRYGWSFAFAASSFLLKEGAGVMSVYLFMKRYAEEELYRPHPALYRPRMSECSDYSGQFLHPDSWPPPKRGRSASDVSSDISIQLNQTPLPPSAVPPPRYHAHMRMSASPC; this is translated from the exons ATGAGTTCGTTCAGTACGAGGGCTCTGACGCTGCTCTCGTCGGTTTTCGGGGCCTGTGGTTTGCTGTTGGTCGGCGTCGCTGTGTCGACAGACTACTGGTTGCTGATGGAGGAGGGAATCAtcctgcagcagaaccagaccCAGGAGGTCAAGATGGCGCTGCACTCCGGCCTCTGGAGGGTCTGCTTTGTGGCCG gaccAGAGAAGGGCAGATGTGTGGCGTCGGAGTATTTTACCGAGCCAGAGATAGAGATCACGACAGAAAATACAGCCAACATACTCA AAATGGTCCGAACTGCCACTCCCTTCCCCATGGTCTCCCTGCTCTTCGTCTTCACCGCCTTCATCATCAGCAACATTGGACACATCCGACCGCAGCGCACCATCCTCGCCTTCGTTTCCGGAATATTCTTCATACTGTCAG gtcTCAGCCTGGTGGTTGGTCTGGTTTTGTATATCTCCAGCATTAATGACGAGGTGATGAACCGACCTAGAGAGCCAGAGGCGTTCTTCCACTACCGCTACGGCTGGTCCTTCGCCTTCGCCGCCTCCTCCTTCCTACTGAAAGAG GGTGCAGGAGTGATGTCCGTCTACCTGTTCATGAAGCGTTACGCTGAGGAGGAGCTGTACCGGCCTCATCCCGCCCTCTACCGCCCTCGCATGTCCGAATGCAGCGACTACAGCGGCCAGTTCCTCCACCCAGACTCCTGGCCTCCGCCGAAGCGGGGCCGCAGCGCCTCCGACGTCTCCTCCGACATCTCCATCCAGCTCAACCAGACGCCGC TGCCACCCTCAGCCGTGCCTCCTCCCCGCTATCACGCGCACATGCGAATGAGCGCGTCACCATGCTAG